A portion of the Lolium rigidum isolate FL_2022 chromosome 1, APGP_CSIRO_Lrig_0.1, whole genome shotgun sequence genome contains these proteins:
- the LOC124703049 gene encoding nifU-like protein 3, chloroplastic — translation MRLCSPNLRQATAAATCANTPLAAALGKSSSNSHIHGRLSFSHTLLNHRAKRAGWAVRVLPLTEENVERVLDEVRPSLMADGGNVALHEIDGLVVVLMLQGACGSCPSSTMTLKMGIETRLRDKIPEILEVEQIHDTETGLELNTENVEKLLDEIRPYLSGTGGGSLELVQIDGFVVKVQISGPAASVMTVRVAVTQKLREKIPTILAVQLID, via the exons ATGAGGCTCTGCTCGCCCAATCTCCGGCAAGCCACCGCGGCCGCAACCTGCGCCAACACCCCCCTCGCAGCAGCTCTCGGCAAG AGTTCTTCAAACTCCCATATCCATGGCCGACTCAGCTTCAGCCACACGTTACTGAACCACCGCGCCAAGAGAGCAG GATGGGCGGTGCGCGTGCTTCCCCTGACGGAGGAGAACGTGGAGAGGGTGCTGGACGAGGTGCGGCCGAGCCTGATGGCCGACGGAGGCAACGTGGCCCTGCACGAGATCGACGGCCTAGTTGTCGTGCTCATGCTCCAGGGCGCCTGCGGTTCCTGCCCCAGCTCCACCATGACGCTCAAGATGGGCATCGAAACCCGCCTCCGCGACAAGATCCCCGAGATCCTTGAGGTCGAGCAGATCCATGACACCGAGACTGGGCTCGAGCTCAACACCGAGAATGTCGAGAAG CTGCTAGATGAGATCAGGCCATACCTTTCTGGCACCGGAGGTGGAAGCCTAGAGCTTGTTCAGATCGATGGTTTTGTCGTGAAGGTTCAAATCAGTGGACCTGCAGCCAGTGTGATGACAGTACGTGTAGCTGTGACACAAAAACTGAGAGAGAAAATACCAACGATCCTGGCTGTTCAGCTGATAGATTAA